In a genomic window of Roseimicrobium gellanilyticum:
- a CDS encoding glutaredoxin family protein: MSQPKITAYLKTYCGWSEGVRAIFRKYGLEWEEKDIIKNPAFRWEMEQKSGQPLSPCVEVNGTMLADISGEEVEKWMVENNLLVSSDTAPDAPINSSCTDEQHAAMARGSVPGQIKFIA, from the coding sequence ATGAGCCAGCCCAAAATCACCGCCTACCTGAAGACCTACTGTGGATGGAGTGAAGGCGTCCGCGCCATCTTCCGCAAGTACGGACTGGAATGGGAGGAGAAGGACATCATCAAGAATCCTGCCTTCCGCTGGGAAATGGAACAGAAGAGCGGCCAGCCCCTGAGCCCCTGCGTGGAAGTCAATGGCACCATGCTCGCGGACATCAGCGGTGAAGAAGTGGAAAAGTGGATGGTCGAAAACAACCTCCTGGTATCCAGCGATACGGCTCCGGACGCTCCCATCAATTCCTCCTGCACCGACGAGCAGCACGCCGCCATGGCCCGCGGTTCGGTACCGGGACAGATCAAGTTCATTGCTTGA
- a CDS encoding zinc ribbon domain-containing protein yields MAYLNSKPRTPEVCPVCGEDVPPKSLACPECGSDHNTGWKKDAYTYDGVDLPDDDEFNYDEFVEQEFGKGSASPKPAGIKTLWWVTAIVLLLAWILSLVY; encoded by the coding sequence ATGGCCTACCTGAACAGCAAACCTCGCACGCCAGAAGTCTGTCCGGTATGCGGAGAGGACGTTCCTCCGAAATCACTGGCCTGTCCGGAGTGCGGTTCCGACCACAACACGGGCTGGAAAAAAGATGCCTACACGTATGATGGCGTCGACCTCCCGGATGATGATGAATTTAACTACGATGAATTTGTTGAGCAGGAGTTCGGCAAGGGGAGTGCCAGTCCGAAGCCTGCGGGCATCAAGACCCTCTGGTGGGTGACCGCCATCGTTCTGCTGCTGGCTTGGATCTTGTCACTGGTTTATTGA
- a CDS encoding serine/threonine protein kinase: MPPSSSAAPGMRFGNFEVLTDSNGKNCLLGGGAFGKTYKARHIFLKRIVALKVLHDRYANDARARERFLREAQAAHELKHPHIAEVLDFGEADGSLYYAMEFCSGGDLEHYTKNAKGPVPPAVCLGFARQICKALAYAHERNFYHRDLKPPNVMLASSEGEPVLKLIDFGLVKMGVEDTEESSGLTMAGEVLGTPMFASPEQLREEDLDQRSDLFSLGMTLWYLLEGAPPVPGSALTVMAERLSHKSYDKLFSMRVPRAVRPVLSKLLEKDPQNRYQNADALLVALTEALAELEKETAAAKAPSGALTPTAATESVIEAAASPGLGEVMAHAGSSSTTVPKTETNLPATTESASTTQAEPAAKAPRLQLLKNLGYCVLGEARQAQDLSSDAEVVAVRLQDGLDSTATWPARLAGAAQTVPPRLTGDLPLVTQIHEDHPYAVCSSSGTIRLVQILQARGNLPFLEAAQVLSQIALVLDEARNSNRKHDLQLNQINLAPLVANPAESAPAYTLTPLQLDQWPPFLVCVPLRQGATSMPGHMEDDDPNATGMMTMRNSAADEFLDPNAAFGGLIYRLITGGEPRSAMYRSKNNYRPIPNLSREGNHLLASCLEGSFNDDTLSHLLEKMMRAEKSNLVPHTSSTRSNAGVLSSAAAMKSGAHSHEQPATATSTSPLKTSSPKSAEPSAGTPATPAVPTPTPQSAPQTKVPEPPPAVVAAVTPAAPPQPPPLAPPTPVAASVAPVEPKPPVPSPPVSVPPPEPPKAQVTPVKPASPLPPPAKEKAKDKEKEKQQPKPVATPKKPASTPVPPIVWLAAGASLLVLGAVVTVGIFAYQGWHTSKPEPAPTPPNTLVDLPAPPQPEVKKEEPPKPETKTPPPTTPPAAEKKPEPPPKPKPPRELVFTKRVFPATVRVKANGRSVQLTKNSLNQFVLNLSAFTDYPLSILISPPLGFAGESHLITDPKASTYEHEVVFKRAKSPITIPGNSDYDQAELTFLDYHDDERASFQGDEFSKPGVGTVSLRNGSATTEVPTGLYQIRLISKYQNVASVTLAAKHPVPKRAGTGELSAPAEGWGGHTFECNFQVEVDISGKKTKLYARRILTFDEDLSKGVLQDNWATEGRLPERQQSTIRDIKVDASGNLTALLPLEDPQHKDTTFDEIVELKRNAQGGVTFQCYPAANSANKTRDDYDVNGIAKKVR, translated from the coding sequence ATGAGCTGAAGCATCCCCACATCGCCGAGGTGCTGGACTTCGGCGAAGCGGATGGCTCCCTGTACTACGCGATGGAGTTCTGCTCGGGCGGTGACCTCGAGCACTACACCAAGAACGCCAAGGGCCCGGTGCCGCCTGCGGTGTGCCTCGGTTTCGCCCGGCAAATCTGCAAGGCGCTTGCCTACGCGCACGAGAGAAACTTCTACCATCGCGATCTGAAGCCGCCGAACGTGATGCTGGCTTCTTCTGAAGGCGAGCCCGTGTTGAAGCTCATCGACTTCGGCCTCGTGAAGATGGGAGTCGAGGACACGGAAGAGTCCTCGGGCCTCACCATGGCGGGCGAGGTGCTGGGCACCCCGATGTTCGCCAGCCCCGAGCAGCTTCGTGAAGAGGATCTGGATCAGCGCAGCGATTTGTTCTCGCTGGGCATGACCCTCTGGTACCTGCTGGAGGGCGCCCCCCCGGTGCCAGGCAGCGCGCTGACCGTGATGGCGGAGCGGCTGAGCCACAAGTCGTATGACAAACTTTTCTCCATGCGAGTGCCACGCGCAGTGCGTCCGGTGCTCTCCAAGTTGCTGGAGAAGGATCCTCAGAACCGCTACCAGAACGCCGATGCCCTCCTGGTGGCGCTGACCGAGGCACTGGCAGAACTGGAAAAAGAAACAGCAGCCGCCAAAGCGCCATCCGGTGCACTCACGCCCACCGCTGCGACGGAATCAGTGATCGAAGCGGCCGCCTCGCCTGGCTTGGGTGAGGTGATGGCCCACGCCGGCAGCTCCAGCACGACGGTCCCTAAGACGGAAACAAATCTACCCGCGACTACCGAGAGCGCTTCGACAACACAAGCAGAGCCCGCAGCCAAAGCGCCGCGCCTCCAGTTGCTGAAGAACCTCGGCTACTGCGTCCTGGGTGAGGCCAGGCAGGCCCAGGATCTCTCCTCAGATGCCGAGGTGGTCGCAGTGCGATTGCAGGATGGGCTCGACAGCACTGCCACGTGGCCAGCACGTCTGGCAGGCGCAGCTCAAACGGTCCCGCCGCGTCTCACGGGAGATCTGCCGCTCGTCACCCAAATCCACGAAGACCACCCGTACGCCGTCTGCTCCAGCTCGGGCACGATTCGGCTTGTGCAGATCCTACAGGCGCGCGGAAATCTTCCCTTCTTGGAGGCGGCGCAGGTGCTGAGTCAGATTGCTCTGGTGCTGGACGAGGCCCGTAACAGCAACCGGAAGCATGATCTGCAACTCAATCAGATCAATCTGGCACCACTGGTGGCCAATCCTGCCGAATCCGCGCCTGCCTATACCCTCACACCGCTTCAACTGGATCAGTGGCCGCCCTTTTTGGTGTGCGTGCCCCTGAGGCAGGGCGCCACCTCCATGCCCGGGCACATGGAGGATGACGATCCCAACGCGACCGGCATGATGACCATGCGGAATTCAGCGGCCGATGAATTCCTCGATCCCAACGCTGCCTTCGGCGGACTCATCTACCGGCTCATCACCGGGGGGGAGCCGCGTTCGGCGATGTACCGGTCGAAGAACAATTACCGGCCCATCCCCAATCTCTCGCGCGAAGGGAACCATTTGCTGGCCAGCTGCCTGGAGGGCTCGTTCAACGACGACACCCTCAGCCATCTGCTGGAGAAGATGATGCGGGCAGAGAAGAGCAATCTCGTCCCCCACACCTCCAGCACGCGGAGCAACGCGGGAGTCCTGAGTTCCGCAGCGGCGATGAAGTCCGGCGCGCACTCGCACGAGCAGCCCGCTACCGCGACCTCGACATCGCCGCTCAAGACATCCAGCCCGAAATCTGCGGAACCGAGCGCTGGGACGCCTGCGACTCCCGCAGTGCCGACACCGACACCTCAATCCGCCCCACAGACAAAGGTGCCTGAGCCTCCTCCGGCTGTAGTGGCTGCAGTCACTCCTGCTGCTCCCCCGCAGCCACCTCCCCTTGCCCCTCCGACACCGGTCGCAGCCTCTGTCGCACCCGTGGAGCCCAAACCCCCGGTTCCCTCACCACCAGTTTCCGTTCCACCCCCAGAGCCCCCAAAAGCTCAGGTCACACCGGTCAAACCTGCATCTCCTTTGCCACCTCCTGCCAAGGAGAAGGCAAAGGACAAGGAGAAGGAGAAGCAGCAGCCCAAACCTGTAGCGACGCCGAAGAAGCCGGCCTCGACTCCCGTACCTCCCATCGTATGGCTGGCGGCGGGAGCCTCACTGCTGGTGCTCGGGGCCGTGGTCACAGTGGGAATTTTTGCCTATCAGGGGTGGCACACTTCCAAGCCTGAGCCGGCACCTACTCCTCCGAATACCCTTGTAGACCTCCCCGCGCCTCCGCAGCCAGAGGTGAAAAAAGAGGAGCCACCCAAACCCGAAACGAAGACGCCACCTCCGACGACACCCCCGGCGGCGGAGAAGAAACCTGAACCCCCGCCGAAACCCAAGCCACCAAGGGAGCTGGTCTTCACCAAGCGTGTTTTCCCCGCGACCGTCCGGGTGAAAGCCAACGGACGCAGCGTGCAGCTCACGAAGAACTCGCTCAATCAATTCGTTCTGAACCTCTCCGCCTTCACCGACTACCCGCTCTCCATCCTCATCTCCCCGCCCCTTGGATTTGCGGGAGAGTCCCACCTCATCACTGACCCGAAGGCCAGCACCTATGAACATGAGGTGGTCTTCAAGCGCGCAAAGTCTCCGATCACCATCCCCGGCAACTCTGACTACGACCAGGCTGAGCTTACCTTTCTGGACTACCACGATGACGAGCGGGCCAGTTTCCAAGGTGATGAGTTTTCCAAGCCAGGCGTTGGAACTGTTTCGTTGCGGAATGGTTCCGCAACCACCGAGGTGCCAACCGGGCTCTATCAGATTCGCCTCATTTCCAAATACCAGAATGTCGCGTCTGTCACTCTGGCGGCAAAGCATCCCGTCCCCAAGAGAGCCGGAACGGGCGAGTTGAGCGCCCCTGCGGAGGGATGGGGAGGCCACACTTTCGAGTGCAACTTCCAGGTGGAAGTCGACATCAGCGGCAAGAAGACAAAGCTCTACGCACGCCGCATTCTGACTTTTGACGAGGATCTGTCCAAGGGCGTTCTCCAGGACAATTGGGCGACCGAGGGGCGATTACCGGAACGTCAGCAGAGCACGATTCGCGACATCAAGGTGGATGCGTCTGGCAACCTGACCGCGCTGCTTCCTCTGGAAGATCCCCAGCACAAGGACACCACTTTCGACGAGATTGTCGAGCTCAAGCGCAATGCCCAGGGTGGGGTCACCTTCCAATGTTATCCTGCGGCGAATTCCGCGAACAAGACGCGGGACGACTACGACGTGAACGGGATAGCCAAAAAGGTCCGGTAG
- a CDS encoding protein kinase domain-containing protein — MPDPKKPLNLDDIDFGATLRGHQKGDRVFDRFLLEKLLGRGGMGVVWLGTDERLGREVALKFAPEAVRYDDVAVDELKEETKKGLNLAHPNIVKIYDFLVDETHAAISMEFIDGENLGALRTRQPNKVFETRQIALWVGQFLDALDYAHRIAKVIHRDLKPANLMIDREGNLRVTDFGIARSISDAMNRATLGIGNSTGTLAYMSPQQADGKKPHITDDLYAFGSTLYELLTGKPPFFSGNIISQLQHDPVTSLTERREEFGITAGEPIPIEWEQTILACLEKSPENRPASALAVRQRLGLAPACQPEVPPLPAVPGGSGAVGGAPTNFSHSAAHLPTAHGPTQTYVRPGAGLTEMSLPNRPIGSGAIKVGPGVTPVQPPTTHDTQQPATKKGSGGVLLVVGLLAVFFILAVVGGGGWWAWNNTPYLKKLLGKEVAVNPGNQDPTPTPTPEPPPTPPGPGPGPTPTPTPPGPGPAPTPTPPGPGPTPTPTPTPPTNQKIQALIDKAKAGDTVTIPEGIYEEQIKFKSSITLKAAVPGKVIIQTDGRSGSVFAAENCEGGTVSGFVFQHTGTEVTEKVNWPVVLVKVSSIVMDGCTIQAGLGNGLEVTGACKPQFIKCIIRNNTVNGVVFESGASGALTEADVRKNGENGADIRFTGTHPTFSKCTFAENGFAGIVAKDGGSVSVLDQSRCLNNNDAGIAVSGKDSFINVVGAELQGNVIGIAVMDGGAKAKVQECIITESQQAGIQVQAPGAGTELLNNTVQGSKMDGILASGASGEAITIIGNKVKGNGGNGILIFGSGFKPKVEQNEVSTNGQTGIYAGEGVSGTVKDNTVRGNHLGSIKNEGAAADIVIQGNLADESQ, encoded by the coding sequence ATGCCCGATCCCAAGAAACCCCTCAATCTGGACGACATTGACTTTGGCGCGACCCTGCGTGGCCATCAAAAGGGCGATCGGGTGTTCGACCGCTTCCTGTTGGAGAAGCTGCTGGGGCGCGGAGGCATGGGCGTGGTGTGGCTGGGAACGGATGAACGTCTGGGCCGTGAGGTGGCGCTGAAGTTCGCTCCTGAGGCAGTCCGCTACGATGATGTTGCCGTAGACGAGCTGAAGGAAGAAACAAAAAAGGGGCTCAACCTGGCGCACCCGAACATCGTCAAGATCTACGACTTCCTCGTGGATGAAACCCATGCCGCCATCAGCATGGAATTCATCGACGGTGAGAACCTTGGAGCGCTACGCACGCGTCAGCCGAACAAGGTGTTCGAGACCCGCCAGATTGCCCTGTGGGTGGGCCAGTTCCTGGACGCGCTCGACTATGCGCACCGCATCGCCAAGGTCATCCACCGCGACCTGAAGCCTGCGAACCTGATGATCGACCGCGAGGGCAACCTGCGCGTGACGGACTTTGGCATTGCCCGAAGCATCTCGGACGCGATGAATCGCGCCACGTTGGGTATTGGGAACTCCACTGGCACGCTTGCCTACATGTCTCCCCAGCAGGCAGACGGCAAGAAGCCCCACATCACAGATGACCTGTATGCCTTCGGCAGCACCCTATATGAGCTGCTGACCGGCAAGCCGCCTTTCTTCTCAGGCAACATCATTTCCCAGCTCCAGCATGATCCGGTTACCAGCCTCACGGAACGCCGTGAGGAATTCGGCATCACCGCGGGTGAACCGATCCCCATCGAGTGGGAGCAGACGATTCTCGCATGCCTGGAGAAGTCTCCGGAAAATCGTCCTGCCAGTGCTCTGGCAGTCCGTCAGCGGCTGGGCCTCGCCCCTGCCTGCCAGCCAGAGGTGCCACCGCTTCCCGCGGTGCCCGGTGGATCCGGAGCCGTCGGCGGAGCACCTACGAACTTCAGCCACTCAGCCGCGCATCTTCCAACGGCGCATGGACCGACGCAAACTTATGTGCGTCCCGGAGCCGGCCTCACGGAGATGAGCCTGCCGAACCGGCCCATCGGTTCCGGTGCCATCAAAGTAGGCCCCGGCGTCACGCCGGTGCAGCCGCCCACCACGCATGATACCCAGCAACCTGCGACCAAGAAGGGCAGCGGCGGAGTGTTGCTGGTCGTTGGCTTGCTCGCGGTGTTCTTCATCCTGGCCGTCGTGGGAGGAGGTGGGTGGTGGGCTTGGAATAACACGCCCTACCTCAAGAAGCTCCTCGGTAAGGAAGTCGCCGTGAATCCCGGCAATCAGGATCCGACGCCAACACCAACTCCCGAACCGCCCCCGACACCACCAGGCCCTGGCCCCGGACCAACGCCTACCCCCACACCTCCCGGACCCGGTCCTGCCCCCACGCCGACGCCGCCTGGCCCCGGCCCGACCCCAACACCCACGCCTACTCCGCCTACGAATCAGAAGATCCAAGCTCTGATCGACAAGGCAAAAGCTGGCGACACCGTGACGATCCCGGAGGGAATTTACGAGGAGCAGATCAAGTTCAAATCCAGCATCACGCTGAAGGCCGCTGTGCCGGGCAAGGTGATCATTCAGACAGATGGCCGCTCTGGATCGGTCTTCGCAGCGGAGAATTGCGAGGGAGGAACTGTCAGCGGCTTCGTGTTCCAACATACCGGTACGGAAGTGACTGAGAAGGTAAACTGGCCCGTGGTCCTGGTGAAAGTCAGCAGCATCGTGATGGATGGCTGTACCATTCAAGCAGGCCTCGGGAATGGCCTTGAGGTCACCGGCGCGTGCAAGCCGCAGTTCATCAAGTGCATCATCCGGAACAACACCGTCAATGGGGTTGTCTTCGAGAGCGGTGCATCCGGTGCCCTGACGGAGGCGGATGTGCGCAAGAATGGTGAGAACGGTGCAGACATCCGTTTCACCGGTACCCATCCCACCTTTTCCAAGTGCACCTTCGCTGAGAATGGCTTCGCGGGAATCGTGGCCAAAGACGGAGGCAGTGTGAGCGTCCTTGATCAGTCCAGATGCCTGAACAACAACGACGCAGGCATTGCCGTGTCAGGGAAGGACTCGTTCATCAATGTCGTGGGCGCGGAACTGCAGGGCAATGTCATAGGCATTGCCGTCATGGATGGGGGGGCGAAAGCCAAGGTGCAGGAGTGCATCATCACGGAGAGCCAGCAGGCTGGCATTCAGGTTCAGGCTCCAGGCGCGGGCACCGAACTTCTTAACAATACTGTGCAGGGATCCAAGATGGACGGCATTTTGGCCTCAGGCGCTTCCGGCGAGGCCATCACCATTATCGGCAACAAGGTCAAAGGGAACGGAGGAAACGGCATTCTGATCTTCGGCTCGGGCTTCAAACCCAAGGTCGAGCAGAATGAAGTCAGCACCAATGGCCAGACTGGCATCTACGCCGGGGAGGGCGTTTCCGGCACCGTGAAAGACAACACCGTTCGCGGAAATCATCTGGGCAGCATCAAGAATGAGGGTGCCGCCGCAGATATCGTCATCCAGGGGAATCTGGCGGACGAATCCCAGTAA
- the ruvA gene encoding Holliday junction branch migration protein RuvA, which produces MISHLRGQLVEALPNQLVIECNGVGYRCFIPLTTYDKLAGATGEVKLLTHYHVTEHDHTLYGFATSEERDLFKLLIDRVSGIGPKMALAVLSGMPVSNFKDNVIRNDIAALSKINGVGKKTAERIVLELKDKVGIVSTWQAAQSSTASLAPDPTQAVQTDAVLALITLGFKQTEAQKTVQDLMKKAGAEADKMTVDKLIRDALRGM; this is translated from the coding sequence ATGATTTCCCATCTGCGCGGCCAGCTCGTCGAAGCGCTGCCTAACCAGCTCGTCATCGAATGCAACGGCGTCGGCTACCGCTGCTTCATCCCGCTCACCACCTATGACAAGCTGGCGGGAGCGACAGGGGAGGTGAAGCTCCTCACGCACTACCACGTCACCGAACATGATCACACCCTGTACGGCTTCGCTACGAGTGAAGAACGCGATCTCTTCAAGCTCCTCATCGATCGCGTGAGCGGTATCGGGCCGAAAATGGCCCTGGCCGTGCTGAGCGGCATGCCGGTCTCGAACTTCAAGGACAATGTGATTCGCAACGACATCGCTGCTCTTTCGAAGATCAACGGCGTAGGGAAGAAGACTGCGGAGCGCATCGTGCTCGAGCTCAAAGACAAGGTCGGCATCGTGAGCACCTGGCAGGCCGCGCAGTCCTCCACCGCCAGCCTCGCGCCCGATCCCACGCAGGCGGTACAGACCGACGCTGTACTGGCGCTCATTACGTTGGGCTTCAAACAAACTGAAGCGCAGAAGACAGTGCAGGATCTGATGAAGAAGGCCGGCGCGGAAGCGGACAAGATGACGGTGGATAAACTGATTCGCGATGCGTTACGAGGGATGTGA
- a CDS encoding tetratricopeptide repeat protein — protein sequence MKTCLMIAIAVLGTALISVPARAADDTYVLFEEGKAAFQAGQFEIAREKLSKVAERNPNHVPTNAMLAQIKQKIGVDNTKLRSTYATVIIEKIDFADVSLEEAVEALRLLAKKASGDKVVPNIIIKSPEIAQKTVSLNLSKVPLTEVLNYLAEVTGARITYDTSAVLFSNRAG from the coding sequence ATGAAGACCTGCCTGATGATCGCGATTGCAGTCCTGGGTACTGCACTGATTTCCGTCCCGGCTCGCGCTGCGGATGATACCTATGTCCTCTTTGAAGAGGGGAAGGCTGCATTCCAAGCAGGCCAGTTTGAGATTGCCCGTGAGAAGCTGAGCAAGGTCGCCGAGCGCAACCCCAATCACGTGCCCACGAACGCGATGCTCGCACAGATCAAGCAGAAGATTGGTGTGGATAACACGAAGCTGCGCAGCACCTACGCCACAGTGATTATCGAGAAGATCGACTTCGCCGATGTATCGCTCGAGGAAGCGGTGGAAGCGCTTCGTCTTCTCGCCAAGAAGGCTTCCGGAGACAAGGTGGTGCCGAATATCATCATCAAGTCCCCTGAAATTGCCCAGAAAACGGTGTCGCTGAACCTGAGCAAGGTCCCCCTCACGGAAGTGCTGAACTACCTTGCCGAAGTGACGGGCGCCCGCATTACCTATGACACTTCTGCGGTGCTCTTCAGCAATCGCGCAGGCTGA
- a CDS encoding Dabb family protein translates to MVCQVSLFTLKPDVTPERLEEMMWTTRTTLLRIREILHLNVGKRIRESDPWHWFVSVEVESLDKLAIAQDDPHYFKYVREVIESSVDQSQILTFEMEPRKDVKYS, encoded by the coding sequence ATGGTCTGCCAGGTCTCGCTCTTTACTCTGAAGCCCGATGTCACGCCGGAGCGGCTTGAGGAGATGATGTGGACCACGCGCACCACCCTGTTGCGCATCCGTGAAATTCTTCATCTCAATGTGGGCAAGCGCATCCGTGAGAGCGACCCCTGGCATTGGTTCGTGAGCGTGGAAGTGGAGAGCCTGGATAAGCTCGCCATCGCGCAGGATGATCCCCACTACTTCAAATACGTGCGCGAGGTGATTGAATCCAGCGTGGATCAAAGCCAGATCCTCACCTTCGAGATGGAGCCACGCAAGGACGTGAAGTACTCCTGA
- a CDS encoding NADH-quinone oxidoreductase subunit A, whose translation MLENYLPVLMQVAIAAGFAGATLLVSVLAGKAARRNKMKDSAYECGMLPLGEAQPRFSVKFYIVAMLFVLFDIEVVFLYPWAIIYKDYIVAHGASIFWWALSFVTILLVAFGYAWKKKALDWSS comes from the coding sequence ATGTTGGAGAATTATCTGCCCGTCCTTATGCAGGTGGCCATCGCCGCCGGCTTTGCTGGAGCCACGCTTCTTGTCAGTGTCCTGGCAGGGAAGGCTGCCCGCCGCAACAAGATGAAGGACTCCGCCTATGAATGCGGCATGCTCCCCCTTGGTGAAGCTCAGCCCCGCTTCAGCGTGAAGTTCTACATTGTGGCGATGCTTTTCGTGCTCTTCGATATTGAGGTCGTCTTCCTTTATCCTTGGGCGATTATTTACAAGGACTACATCGTGGCTCATGGCGCCTCCATTTTCTGGTGGGCGTTGTCGTTCGTGACCATCCTGCTGGTGGCCTTTGGCTACGCCTGGAAGAAAAAGGCACTCGATTGGAGCTCCTAG
- a CDS encoding SDR family oxidoreductase has translation MDASTSSPPESPPPIALVTGGEGDLGKAITTALRSHPYAVHAPGRRELDVSDRVSITKWFDGQPSVDLVVHCAGVLRDRRLPNMEEEDFDTVLDVNLKGAFQVSQAALKTMARKRCGHIIFIGSNSARWGNAGQANYAAAKAGIIGLTHSLAKEYGGRNIRVNCILPGLLETKMTAHLSEEIKQNVRDAHSLRRFNTCEAVARFVAFLDRDLPHTSGQVFQLDSRVNRWT, from the coding sequence ATGGATGCCTCAACCTCGAGTCCCCCGGAATCGCCGCCTCCTATTGCGCTGGTCACAGGTGGCGAGGGGGACCTCGGAAAGGCAATCACCACAGCGCTGCGGTCCCACCCCTATGCCGTGCACGCTCCTGGCCGCAGGGAACTGGATGTCTCTGACCGCGTGTCGATCACAAAATGGTTTGATGGACAGCCATCGGTTGATCTGGTGGTACACTGCGCTGGCGTGCTTCGCGATCGGCGACTTCCCAACATGGAGGAGGAGGACTTCGACACGGTGCTTGATGTGAATCTCAAGGGCGCCTTTCAAGTCTCCCAAGCTGCGTTGAAAACCATGGCCCGCAAACGCTGCGGCCACATCATCTTTATTGGTTCCAATTCCGCGAGATGGGGGAATGCGGGACAGGCAAACTACGCCGCGGCAAAGGCAGGCATCATTGGGCTCACGCACTCGCTGGCGAAGGAGTACGGCGGGCGGAATATTCGCGTGAATTGCATTCTCCCCGGCCTGCTCGAGACGAAGATGACGGCGCATCTGTCGGAGGAGATCAAGCAGAACGTCCGCGATGCGCATTCCCTGCGCCGCTTCAACACGTGCGAAGCGGTCGCGCGGTTTGTGGCATTCCTCGATCGGGATCTGCCACACACGTCAGGTCAGGTGTTCCAGCTCGACAGCCGGGTGAACCGGTGGACGTGA